One Nematostella vectensis chromosome 10, jaNemVect1.1, whole genome shotgun sequence genomic window carries:
- the LOC5516492 gene encoding protein sidekick-2 isoform X1: protein MLRARWFVFLVKLSAVLGLLVKSIDANPGRPTGLAVVDLEPSSTHGVAVTLVWRDPSGGNASLRYYVRYAPFEGRTTQKVVLSNQAVLKLKPNTWYLVRVLALDADSRQSPWSEGLRVFTNESVPSMAPMNVTARSHDSRSIRVSWHPIPSEYHHALLQGYIVFYRPSNTGRWLRQSVSNDTLVYNIKGLKPGVRYLVAVAGYTNKGAGKKSRPVTVTVQEEWVIKSTVGVTHKTTGETTSTHPTTDMVPKVTTHVTQARPASSHVSTSHRMSPLTKLTTNPASMYIRSSSPVVTHTPNVTPSPLTNADFTAVQAAKHDMPRHKSSTLSLVFKIILPAAAGGLVLVLLIVCLLWRHRRKAQRDYKQGQEGTMGLVALSDKKSQEVTRPKGVVTRGEGSIRYAPPSCSSPPPSRGTVGEGERPSSSNDDTYTSDETSPMLPQVPDVQTLPVNNVRYVNHEPVTRPHPASDPSRIYAVPFAIPNVPRDVPKDNGYENMKHLYESLEPKEHTKRVYMNLDDTERPLEGLYAEIPANVLEGGGGSMEAPLCPKA, encoded by the exons ATGTTGAGAGCACGGTGGTTTGTATTCCTCGTCAAATTGTCTGCAGTCTTGGGTCTCTTGGTGAAGTCGATTG ATGCGAACCCTGGTAGACCGACCGGTCTTGCTGTGGTCGATCTAGAACCAAGCAGCACGCATGGAGTTGCTGTCACGCTCGTGTGGCGTGACCCATCAGGTGGTAACGCAAGCCTGAGGTATTATGTGCGTTACGCGCCCTTTGAGGGTCGTACGACTCAGAAGGTGGTGCTTAGTAACCAGGCTGTGCTGAAACTCAAGCCCAACACGTGGTACTTGGTGAGGGTGTTAGCGCTAGACGCGGATAGCCGGCAGAGCCCGTGGTCCGAGGGGCTAAGAGTGTTTACAAACGAATCAG TTCCCAGCATGGCTCCGATGAACGTCACGGCCAGGTCACATGATAGCAGGTCCATCAGGGTCTCATGGCACCCCATCCCCTCCGAGTACCACCACGCCCTGTTACAGGGGTACATCGTATTCTACCGACCCTCCAACACCGGCCGCTGGCTTCGGCAAAGTGTATCTAATGACACTCTAGTGTACAATATAAAGGGTCTTAAACCTGGTGTAAGGTACTTAGTCGCCGTAGCGGGGTACACGAATAAAGGAGCGGGCAAGAAATCCAGACCTGTCACCGTCACCGTTCAGGAGGAGTGGG TGATCAAGTCCACTGTGGGTGTCACGCATAAAACTACAGGAGAAACCACCAGTACACACCCAACAACAGACATGGTCCCTAAAG TGACTACGCATGTCACGCAGGCTCGTCCTGCATCATCGCATGTCTCCACGTCACATCGCATGTCTCCACTCACAAAACTAACAACTAACCCTG CGTCCATGTATATCAGAAGCTCTTCCCCGGTTGTGACACACACTCCCAATGTAACGCCATCTCCGCTGACTAATGCTG ACTTCACCGCTGTCCAGGCCGCCAAGCACGACATGCCTCGACACAAATCCTCTACTCTTAGCCTCGTCTTCAAGATCATCCTTCCAGCAGCCGCCGGGGGCCTGGTACTAGTCCTGCTGATTGTATGTCTGTTGTGGCGTCATCGTCGCAAGGCACAACGGGATTACAAGCAGGGACAGGAGGGCACGATGGGATTGGTTGCGTTGAGTGACAAGAAAAGCCAGGAGGTGACTAGGCCTAAGGGCGTGGTCACTAGGGGTGAGGGGAGTATCCGGTATGCCCCGCCCTCATGTTCCTCACCTCCCCCCTCAAGGGGTAccgtgggggagggggagaggccGAGCTCGTCCAATGACGATACTTACACTTCTGATGAGACCAGTCCTATGTTGCCTCAAGTCCCGGATGTACAGACATTGCCTGTGAACAATGTACGATATGTGAACCACGAACCCGTAACCCGCCCGCATCCCGCGAGTGACCCGTCACGAATATACGCTGTACCCTTTGCGATCCCAAACGTCCCGCGGGATGTCCCGAAAGATAACGGGTACGAAAACATGAAACATTTATACGAGTCCCTGGAGCCAAAGGAACACACCAAGCGTGTTTATATGAACCTTGATGACACGGAGAGGCCTTTGGAGGGGCTGTATGCGGAGATCCCCGCGAACGTGCTTGAGGGTGGGGGAGGTAGCATGGAAGCCCCACTCTGTCCAAAGGCATGA
- the LOC5516492 gene encoding neuronal cell adhesion molecule isoform X2: protein MLRARWFVFLVKLSAVLGLLVKSIDANPGRPTGLAVVDLEPSSTHGVAVTLVWRDPSGGNASLRYYVRYAPFEGRTTQKVVLSNQAVLKLKPNTWYLVRVLALDADSRQSPWSEGLRVFTNESVPSMAPMNVTARSHDSRSIRVSWHPIPSEYHHALLQGYIVFYRPSNTGRWLRQSVSNDTLVYNIKGLKPGVRYLVAVAGYTNKGAGKKSRPVTVTVQEEWVIKSTVGVTHKTTGETTSTHPTTDMVPKASMYIRSSSPVVTHTPNVTPSPLTNADFTAVQAAKHDMPRHKSSTLSLVFKIILPAAAGGLVLVLLIVCLLWRHRRKAQRDYKQGQEGTMGLVALSDKKSQEVTRPKGVVTRGEGSIRYAPPSCSSPPPSRGTVGEGERPSSSNDDTYTSDETSPMLPQVPDVQTLPVNNVRYVNHEPVTRPHPASDPSRIYAVPFAIPNVPRDVPKDNGYENMKHLYESLEPKEHTKRVYMNLDDTERPLEGLYAEIPANVLEGGGGSMEAPLCPKA from the exons ATGTTGAGAGCACGGTGGTTTGTATTCCTCGTCAAATTGTCTGCAGTCTTGGGTCTCTTGGTGAAGTCGATTG ATGCGAACCCTGGTAGACCGACCGGTCTTGCTGTGGTCGATCTAGAACCAAGCAGCACGCATGGAGTTGCTGTCACGCTCGTGTGGCGTGACCCATCAGGTGGTAACGCAAGCCTGAGGTATTATGTGCGTTACGCGCCCTTTGAGGGTCGTACGACTCAGAAGGTGGTGCTTAGTAACCAGGCTGTGCTGAAACTCAAGCCCAACACGTGGTACTTGGTGAGGGTGTTAGCGCTAGACGCGGATAGCCGGCAGAGCCCGTGGTCCGAGGGGCTAAGAGTGTTTACAAACGAATCAG TTCCCAGCATGGCTCCGATGAACGTCACGGCCAGGTCACATGATAGCAGGTCCATCAGGGTCTCATGGCACCCCATCCCCTCCGAGTACCACCACGCCCTGTTACAGGGGTACATCGTATTCTACCGACCCTCCAACACCGGCCGCTGGCTTCGGCAAAGTGTATCTAATGACACTCTAGTGTACAATATAAAGGGTCTTAAACCTGGTGTAAGGTACTTAGTCGCCGTAGCGGGGTACACGAATAAAGGAGCGGGCAAGAAATCCAGACCTGTCACCGTCACCGTTCAGGAGGAGTGGG TGATCAAGTCCACTGTGGGTGTCACGCATAAAACTACAGGAGAAACCACCAGTACACACCCAACAACAGACATGGTCCCTAAAG CGTCCATGTATATCAGAAGCTCTTCCCCGGTTGTGACACACACTCCCAATGTAACGCCATCTCCGCTGACTAATGCTG ACTTCACCGCTGTCCAGGCCGCCAAGCACGACATGCCTCGACACAAATCCTCTACTCTTAGCCTCGTCTTCAAGATCATCCTTCCAGCAGCCGCCGGGGGCCTGGTACTAGTCCTGCTGATTGTATGTCTGTTGTGGCGTCATCGTCGCAAGGCACAACGGGATTACAAGCAGGGACAGGAGGGCACGATGGGATTGGTTGCGTTGAGTGACAAGAAAAGCCAGGAGGTGACTAGGCCTAAGGGCGTGGTCACTAGGGGTGAGGGGAGTATCCGGTATGCCCCGCCCTCATGTTCCTCACCTCCCCCCTCAAGGGGTAccgtgggggagggggagaggccGAGCTCGTCCAATGACGATACTTACACTTCTGATGAGACCAGTCCTATGTTGCCTCAAGTCCCGGATGTACAGACATTGCCTGTGAACAATGTACGATATGTGAACCACGAACCCGTAACCCGCCCGCATCCCGCGAGTGACCCGTCACGAATATACGCTGTACCCTTTGCGATCCCAAACGTCCCGCGGGATGTCCCGAAAGATAACGGGTACGAAAACATGAAACATTTATACGAGTCCCTGGAGCCAAAGGAACACACCAAGCGTGTTTATATGAACCTTGATGACACGGAGAGGCCTTTGGAGGGGCTGTATGCGGAGATCCCCGCGAACGTGCTTGAGGGTGGGGGAGGTAGCATGGAAGCCCCACTCTGTCCAAAGGCATGA
- the LOC5516492 gene encoding netrin receptor DCC isoform X3: MLRARWFVFLVKLSAVLGLLVKSIDANPGRPTGLAVVDLEPSSTHGVAVTLVWRDPSGGNASLRYYVRYAPFEGRTTQKVVLSNQAVLKLKPNTWYLVRVLALDADSRQSPWSEGLRVFTNESVPSMAPMNVTARSHDSRSIRVSWHPIPSEYHHALLQGYIVFYRPSNTGRWLRQSVSNDTLVYNIKGLKPGVRYLVAVAGYTNKGAGKKSRPVTVTVQEEWVIKSTVGVTHKTTGETTSTHPTTDMVPKDFTAVQAAKHDMPRHKSSTLSLVFKIILPAAAGGLVLVLLIVCLLWRHRRKAQRDYKQGQEGTMGLVALSDKKSQEVTRPKGVVTRGEGSIRYAPPSCSSPPPSRGTVGEGERPSSSNDDTYTSDETSPMLPQVPDVQTLPVNNVRYVNHEPVTRPHPASDPSRIYAVPFAIPNVPRDVPKDNGYENMKHLYESLEPKEHTKRVYMNLDDTERPLEGLYAEIPANVLEGGGGSMEAPLCPKA, encoded by the exons ATGTTGAGAGCACGGTGGTTTGTATTCCTCGTCAAATTGTCTGCAGTCTTGGGTCTCTTGGTGAAGTCGATTG ATGCGAACCCTGGTAGACCGACCGGTCTTGCTGTGGTCGATCTAGAACCAAGCAGCACGCATGGAGTTGCTGTCACGCTCGTGTGGCGTGACCCATCAGGTGGTAACGCAAGCCTGAGGTATTATGTGCGTTACGCGCCCTTTGAGGGTCGTACGACTCAGAAGGTGGTGCTTAGTAACCAGGCTGTGCTGAAACTCAAGCCCAACACGTGGTACTTGGTGAGGGTGTTAGCGCTAGACGCGGATAGCCGGCAGAGCCCGTGGTCCGAGGGGCTAAGAGTGTTTACAAACGAATCAG TTCCCAGCATGGCTCCGATGAACGTCACGGCCAGGTCACATGATAGCAGGTCCATCAGGGTCTCATGGCACCCCATCCCCTCCGAGTACCACCACGCCCTGTTACAGGGGTACATCGTATTCTACCGACCCTCCAACACCGGCCGCTGGCTTCGGCAAAGTGTATCTAATGACACTCTAGTGTACAATATAAAGGGTCTTAAACCTGGTGTAAGGTACTTAGTCGCCGTAGCGGGGTACACGAATAAAGGAGCGGGCAAGAAATCCAGACCTGTCACCGTCACCGTTCAGGAGGAGTGGG TGATCAAGTCCACTGTGGGTGTCACGCATAAAACTACAGGAGAAACCACCAGTACACACCCAACAACAGACATGGTCCCTAAAG ACTTCACCGCTGTCCAGGCCGCCAAGCACGACATGCCTCGACACAAATCCTCTACTCTTAGCCTCGTCTTCAAGATCATCCTTCCAGCAGCCGCCGGGGGCCTGGTACTAGTCCTGCTGATTGTATGTCTGTTGTGGCGTCATCGTCGCAAGGCACAACGGGATTACAAGCAGGGACAGGAGGGCACGATGGGATTGGTTGCGTTGAGTGACAAGAAAAGCCAGGAGGTGACTAGGCCTAAGGGCGTGGTCACTAGGGGTGAGGGGAGTATCCGGTATGCCCCGCCCTCATGTTCCTCACCTCCCCCCTCAAGGGGTAccgtgggggagggggagaggccGAGCTCGTCCAATGACGATACTTACACTTCTGATGAGACCAGTCCTATGTTGCCTCAAGTCCCGGATGTACAGACATTGCCTGTGAACAATGTACGATATGTGAACCACGAACCCGTAACCCGCCCGCATCCCGCGAGTGACCCGTCACGAATATACGCTGTACCCTTTGCGATCCCAAACGTCCCGCGGGATGTCCCGAAAGATAACGGGTACGAAAACATGAAACATTTATACGAGTCCCTGGAGCCAAAGGAACACACCAAGCGTGTTTATATGAACCTTGATGACACGGAGAGGCCTTTGGAGGGGCTGTATGCGGAGATCCCCGCGAACGTGCTTGAGGGTGGGGGAGGTAGCATGGAAGCCCCACTCTGTCCAAAGGCATGA